From one Mycobacteriales bacterium genomic stretch:
- a CDS encoding enoyl-CoA hydratase-related protein — MPALTRDGEIAVLDIGDDENRFTLAWLESMHSCLDEVVALESPAALVTLAQGKFWSNGLDLDWLMAHADQAEHYVDLVQRLFSRVLTLGLPTVAAIQGHCYAAGGLLALAHDWRVMREDRGFFCLPEVDIRLPFPPGMDALVRAKLPVATAFEAMVTGRRYGGRDAAAAGIVTKAVPESELRSAAIELVRPLAGKAHPVMGTIKTTMYGEAVDKLSVVHRPSS, encoded by the coding sequence ATGCCCGCACTCACCCGCGACGGCGAGATCGCCGTGCTCGACATCGGCGACGACGAGAACCGCTTCACCTTGGCCTGGCTGGAGTCGATGCACTCCTGCCTCGACGAGGTCGTCGCCCTCGAGTCGCCGGCCGCTCTGGTCACGTTGGCGCAAGGGAAGTTCTGGTCGAACGGACTCGACCTCGACTGGCTGATGGCGCATGCCGACCAGGCCGAGCACTACGTCGATCTGGTGCAGCGCCTGTTCTCCCGAGTGCTGACTCTCGGGCTACCGACGGTCGCCGCGATCCAGGGCCACTGTTACGCCGCCGGCGGGCTCCTGGCGCTTGCCCACGACTGGCGGGTGATGCGGGAGGACCGCGGGTTCTTCTGCCTGCCGGAGGTCGACATCCGGTTGCCGTTCCCGCCGGGCATGGACGCGCTGGTGCGCGCGAAGCTGCCGGTGGCGACGGCGTTCGAGGCGATGGTGACCGGGCGGCGCTACGGCGGCCGTGACGCCGCCGCGGCGGGCATCGTGACCAAGGCGGTGCCCGAAAGCGAGCTGCGCTCGGCAGCGATCGAGCTCGTCCGGCCGCTGGCCGGCAAGGCGCATCCGGTCATGGGAACGATCAAGACCACGATGTACGGCGAGGCGGTCGACAAGCTGTCCGTCGTCCACCGACCGTCGTCGTAG
- a CDS encoding DEAD/DEAH box helicase, producing the protein MLQDFLLGYPFDLDAFQRRACEALEGGHGVLVAAPTGAGKTVVGEFAIHLALARGAKCFYTTPIKALSNQKFHDLVERYGADQVGLLTGDNSINGEAPVVVMTTEVLRNMLYAASPTLTGLHTVVMDEVHYLADRFRGAVWEEVILHLADDVQLVSLSATVSNAEEFGDWLQEVRGDTTVIVEEHRPVPLWQSVLAGHELHDLFVDDEQHEVNPQLARMAAHEARFERDRRGAARGGRRHASRGARPDRPEVIDRLDRAGLLPAIVFIFSRAGCDAAVRQCLRSGLRLVEPSERAHIRTVATERTAAIPDSDLAVLGYDELLSGLERGFAAHHAGMLPVFKEVVEELFADGYLQVVFATETLALGVNMPARSVVLESLVKWNGEAHVDLTPGEYTQLTGRAGRRGIDVEGHGVVLWTPGFDPRHVAGLASTRTYPLRSSFRPSYNMAVNLVGRLGRGATRDLLERSFAQFQADRSVVGLTKQIRANREALDGYKEAMTCHLGDFAEYAGLRRALSDREAALARERSAARRAAAATSLESLHVGDVIRLPGGRHTGLAVVVEGASASADQDRVTVVTDARQLKRINAAELTAEVTAIGRVRVAKNFQPRSPQARRDLVASLRALRLEDQARHAKRSRSAAADDEEIARLRAEIRRHPCHGCADREHHARWAERYDRLLKDTQQLERRVRGRTGSIAKTFDAVCQVLDQLGYLDGDAVTASGGVLSRIYSEADLVIADALEHDAWEHLEPAELAAVVSALVYEARRDDESSPKLPPGRCRQALTDLAHRWEALHQTEAAAGLSFLRAPEPGFAWLAWRWARGHDLEAVLSDAALAPGDFVRVTKQLIDLLDQIGHAAPESSRTRATAHSALAQLRRGVVAYSGMD; encoded by the coding sequence GTGCTGCAGGACTTCCTGCTCGGCTACCCGTTCGACCTCGACGCCTTCCAGCGGCGGGCCTGCGAAGCGCTCGAAGGCGGGCACGGCGTTCTCGTCGCGGCACCGACGGGGGCGGGCAAGACGGTGGTGGGAGAGTTCGCCATCCACCTCGCGCTCGCTCGCGGCGCCAAGTGCTTCTACACGACGCCGATCAAGGCGCTGTCGAACCAGAAGTTCCATGATCTGGTCGAGCGGTACGGCGCCGACCAGGTCGGTCTGCTGACCGGTGACAACTCGATCAACGGCGAGGCCCCCGTCGTCGTCATGACCACAGAAGTGCTCCGCAACATGCTCTACGCCGCCTCGCCGACTCTCACCGGCCTGCACACCGTCGTGATGGACGAGGTGCACTATCTGGCGGATCGCTTCCGCGGCGCAGTCTGGGAGGAGGTGATCCTTCATCTCGCCGACGACGTACAGCTGGTGTCACTGTCGGCGACGGTCAGCAACGCGGAGGAGTTCGGGGACTGGCTCCAGGAGGTGCGAGGGGACACGACGGTGATCGTCGAAGAGCACCGTCCCGTGCCGCTGTGGCAGTCCGTGCTTGCCGGCCACGAGCTGCACGACCTGTTCGTCGACGACGAGCAGCACGAGGTCAACCCGCAGCTGGCTCGGATGGCGGCGCACGAGGCGAGGTTCGAGCGCGACCGGCGAGGTGCTGCCCGCGGCGGAAGACGCCACGCAAGCCGAGGCGCCCGGCCGGACCGGCCCGAGGTGATCGATCGCCTCGACCGGGCCGGTTTGCTGCCGGCGATCGTGTTCATCTTCAGCCGCGCCGGGTGTGACGCCGCGGTCAGGCAGTGCCTGCGTTCTGGGTTGCGTCTGGTCGAGCCGTCGGAGCGAGCGCACATTCGTACGGTCGCAACTGAGCGGACCGCAGCCATCCCTGACTCCGATCTCGCGGTGCTCGGCTACGACGAGCTGCTCAGCGGGCTCGAGCGGGGCTTCGCGGCCCACCACGCCGGGATGCTGCCGGTCTTCAAAGAGGTCGTGGAGGAGCTGTTCGCCGACGGCTACCTCCAGGTGGTGTTCGCGACGGAAACCCTCGCTCTCGGCGTGAACATGCCGGCGCGCAGCGTTGTCCTCGAGTCGCTGGTCAAATGGAACGGCGAGGCTCACGTCGACCTCACCCCGGGGGAGTACACCCAGCTCACGGGCAGAGCCGGCCGGCGCGGCATCGACGTCGAAGGTCACGGCGTCGTGCTGTGGACCCCGGGCTTCGACCCGCGACACGTTGCCGGTCTCGCGTCGACGCGTACCTACCCGCTGCGGTCGAGCTTCCGGCCGTCGTACAACATGGCGGTCAACCTGGTGGGCCGGCTCGGTCGGGGTGCCACCCGGGATCTGCTCGAACGGTCGTTCGCGCAGTTCCAGGCGGACCGGTCAGTGGTCGGGCTGACCAAGCAGATCCGCGCCAACCGGGAGGCATTGGACGGCTACAAGGAGGCGATGACCTGCCATCTCGGTGACTTCGCCGAGTACGCCGGCCTGCGTAGGGCGCTGTCCGACCGGGAAGCCGCTCTGGCGCGCGAGCGTTCCGCGGCCCGACGAGCGGCGGCAGCGACCTCGCTCGAGTCGCTCCACGTCGGCGACGTGATCCGGCTGCCCGGCGGACGGCACACCGGCCTCGCCGTTGTCGTCGAGGGCGCCTCCGCGTCGGCCGACCAGGACCGCGTCACGGTGGTCACCGATGCCCGCCAGCTCAAGCGCATCAACGCGGCCGAGCTCACCGCCGAGGTCACCGCCATCGGCCGGGTACGCGTGGCGAAGAACTTCCAGCCTCGCTCGCCGCAGGCGCGCCGCGACCTCGTGGCAAGCCTGCGCGCGCTGCGGCTGGAGGACCAGGCGCGCCACGCGAAGCGGTCGCGCAGCGCAGCCGCCGACGACGAGGAGATCGCCCGGTTGCGTGCCGAGATCCGCCGCCATCCCTGCCACGGCTGCGCGGACCGGGAGCATCACGCGCGCTGGGCGGAGCGCTACGACAGGCTGCTGAAGGACACCCAGCAGCTCGAGCGGCGGGTACGCGGCCGGACCGGCTCGATCGCGAAGACCTTCGACGCGGTATGCCAGGTGCTCGACCAGCTGGGCTATCTCGACGGCGACGCGGTGACGGCCAGCGGGGGAGTACTCAGCCGCATCTACTCCGAAGCCGACCTGGTCATCGCCGACGCACTGGAGCACGACGCGTGGGAGCACCTCGAGCCGGCCGAGCTGGCGGCCGTCGTCTCAGCGCTGGTCTACGAAGCGCGGCGCGACGACGAGTCCAGTCCCAAGCTGCCACCGGGTCGCTGCCGACAGGCGCTGACCGACCTGGCGCATCGGTGGGAGGCCCTGCACCAGACGGAGGCCGCCGCCGGCCTTTCCTTCCTTCGCGCGCCGGAGCCGGGCTTCGCGTGGCTGGCGTGGCGGTGGGCGAGAGGGCATGACCTCGAGGCGGTGCTGAGCGACGCCGCACTCGCTCCCGGCGACTTCGTGCGCGTCACCAAGCAGCTCATCGACTTGCTCGACCAGATCGGGCACGCCGCGCCGGAGTCGTCGAGGACCCGGGCGACCGCGCACAGCGCGCTCGCTCAGCTACGCCGAGGGGTCGTCGCCTACTCAGGCATGGACTGA
- a CDS encoding Xaa-Pro peptidase family protein yields the protein MDLPFQDRLTRAAAAADAAGVDALLVTPGADLRYLVGYQALPLERLTCLVVPASGEPMLIVPALEERAAIASGATQHVATATHGETDDAFRLVAGVIADALGRSPDVIGVSDRMWAQQVLRFREVMPAAEQRLAGDVLRPLRLRKLPDEVDALRGAGAAIDRVHSRIGEWLRPGRTEAEVARDIADAILEEGHTSVNFVIVGSGPNGASPHHHVSDRMIEPGDPVVVDIGGTMPDGYCSDCTRTYVAGDAPPQDFADYYEVLLAAQQASCAAVRPGVTAHSVDAAARDVIAAAGYGELFIHRTGHGIGLEEHEEPWIVQGSDVVLEPGMCFSIEPGVYLPGRHGARIEDIVVVTEDGVERLDTIDRDLVVLA from the coding sequence ATGGACCTGCCCTTCCAGGACCGCCTCACCCGCGCCGCCGCTGCGGCAGACGCGGCGGGCGTCGACGCGCTGCTGGTCACGCCCGGCGCTGACCTTCGCTACCTCGTGGGCTACCAGGCGCTCCCGCTCGAACGCCTCACCTGCCTCGTCGTACCCGCCTCTGGCGAGCCGATGCTCATCGTGCCCGCGCTCGAGGAACGCGCCGCCATCGCGAGCGGTGCCACGCAGCACGTGGCCACCGCGACGCACGGCGAGACGGACGACGCGTTTCGTCTCGTCGCGGGTGTGATTGCGGACGCGCTGGGCCGCAGCCCCGACGTGATCGGGGTCTCCGACCGCATGTGGGCACAGCAGGTGCTGCGGTTCCGCGAGGTCATGCCGGCTGCCGAGCAGCGGCTGGCGGGCGACGTGCTGCGGCCGCTTCGGCTGCGCAAGCTGCCCGACGAAGTCGACGCGCTGCGTGGGGCGGGCGCAGCGATCGACCGGGTCCATTCCCGGATCGGGGAGTGGCTGCGGCCGGGCCGGACGGAAGCCGAGGTGGCGCGCGACATCGCAGACGCGATCCTGGAAGAAGGACACACCTCGGTGAACTTCGTGATCGTCGGGTCGGGCCCCAACGGCGCGAGCCCGCACCATCACGTGAGCGACCGGATGATCGAGCCCGGCGACCCGGTCGTGGTCGACATCGGCGGCACGATGCCCGACGGCTACTGCTCGGACTGCACGCGGACCTACGTTGCCGGCGACGCCCCGCCGCAAGACTTTGCCGACTACTACGAGGTACTCCTCGCTGCGCAGCAGGCATCCTGCGCGGCGGTTCGTCCCGGGGTCACGGCACACAGCGTCGACGCCGCCGCCCGGGACGTGATCGCGGCGGCCGGCTACGGCGAGCTGTTCATCCATCGGACGGGGCACGGGATCGGCCTGGAAGAGCACGAGGAGCCCTGGATCGTGCAAGGCAGCGACGTCGTCCTCGAGCCCGGGATGTGCTTCTCCATCGAGCCGGGCGTCTATCTGCCGGGGCGCCACGGTGCCCGGATCGAGGACATCGTCGTCGTCACCGAAGACGGCGTCGAGCGACTGGACACCATCGACCGCGACCTCGTCGTCCTCGCATGA
- a CDS encoding 5'-3' exonuclease, with translation MTSRTGERLMLLDSASMYFRSFFGVPDTVVAADGTIVNAVKGFLDAIAFLVSARRPTHLVAAMDADWRPAWRVELVPSYKAHRVAPEGGEEVPDALSPQVPIIEAALDALGICRIGMPDAEADDVIGTLATTAAMPVEIVTGDRDLFQLVDDARDVAIVYIAKGFGNAERIDEAAITAKYDIPGRAYADFATMRGDTSDGLPGVPGVGEKTAAGLLRTFGDLDGILAAAARSDEGFPRGCHAKLLAAIDDIPAMRRVVAVAKDLPIDPIDPRIPAAVPDPDALDAFAERWGLHNSVARVLDAFASVHA, from the coding sequence GTGACCTCCCGGACCGGCGAGCGCCTCATGCTGCTCGACAGCGCGTCGATGTACTTCCGCTCGTTCTTCGGGGTGCCCGACACCGTTGTCGCTGCGGACGGCACCATCGTCAACGCGGTGAAGGGGTTCCTCGACGCCATCGCCTTCCTGGTGTCCGCGCGCCGGCCGACGCACCTGGTCGCCGCGATGGACGCCGACTGGCGCCCCGCCTGGCGGGTCGAGCTCGTGCCGTCCTACAAAGCGCACCGGGTCGCCCCCGAAGGCGGTGAGGAGGTGCCTGACGCGTTGAGCCCTCAGGTGCCGATCATCGAAGCAGCGCTCGACGCGCTCGGCATCTGCCGGATCGGCATGCCGGATGCCGAGGCCGACGACGTGATCGGAACTTTGGCGACGACCGCCGCGATGCCCGTCGAGATCGTCACCGGCGACCGCGACCTGTTCCAGCTGGTGGACGACGCCCGCGACGTGGCGATCGTCTACATCGCGAAGGGGTTCGGCAACGCCGAGCGGATCGACGAGGCGGCGATCACGGCCAAGTACGACATCCCGGGGCGGGCGTACGCGGACTTCGCCACGATGCGTGGCGACACTTCCGACGGGCTTCCCGGCGTACCGGGTGTCGGCGAGAAGACCGCTGCCGGACTGCTTCGCACGTTCGGGGACCTCGACGGGATCCTTGCTGCGGCGGCGCGCTCCGACGAGGGCTTCCCGCGCGGATGTCACGCGAAGCTGCTCGCGGCGATCGACGACATCCCGGCGATGCGCCGGGTGGTCGCGGTGGCCAAGGACCTGCCGATCGACCCGATCGATCCGCGAATCCCCGCGGCCGTGCCCGACCCCGACGCCCTCGACGCGTTCGCCGAGCGGTGGGGGCTGCACAACTCGGTGGCGCGCGTCCTCGACGCGTTCGCTTCAGTCCATGCCTGA